A single window of Papaver somniferum cultivar HN1 unplaced genomic scaffold, ASM357369v1 unplaced-scaffold_139, whole genome shotgun sequence DNA harbors:
- the LOC113335328 gene encoding cadmium/zinc-transporting ATPase HMA3-like → MTTTKNSSNSVRKSYFDVLGICCTSEVPLVERILNPMNGVEKVLVNVTTKTVIVFHDELLTTQLQIVKALNQARLDANIRVYGEEKKGKRWPSWYTIGCGLLLVVSLFQYLYHPLKWLSLAAAIFGLPPILSRCYGSARNFTVDINILVLIAVGGTVAMQDYIEAASIVFLFTIAEWLESRASYKATAVMSSLMSMAPQKAVLAENGDIVDAKDVKLNTILAVKAGEVIPIDGIVVEGNCEVDEKSLTGEPFPVTKQMESKVLAGTINLNGYISVKTTALADDCAVAKMAKLVEEAQNTRSKTQRLIDNCAKYYTPAVVLLSVLLAAIPAVLKVHNLKHWFHLALVVLVSACPCALILSTPVATFCALTKAATNGLLIKGGDYLEILAKIKVVAFDKTGTITRGEFSVTDFRSVSQGISLDNLIYWVASIESKSSHPMAAALVDYGSSNSIKPQPENVTEYQNFPGEGISGEIDGRKIYVGNKKMAIRARREIVSDLKKEGQTIGYVFLDDMQIGTFSVADTCRTGVAEAIKQLKGLGLKTAMLTGDSHSAAVRVQDQLGKALNFVHADLLPQDKVKFIEELKKQGPTAMVGDGVNDAPALASADIGISMGIAGSALATETSHITLMSNDIGKIPQAIRLARKTRRKIIENVSLSIVTKGTILALAVAGHPLLWAAVLADVGTCLLVIFNSMLLLRGTPVIHPHHSHSSDTKGSHEHHGHGHCHDKKGSCGSKNHEKSLTGTGNCNSNHVKENCCSHGTQDTRSDQVRMDDDQTCPSKTIHEHHHHEHSFPDSSYEKKDSTSRSISKHHHDHKGCKSNISTPLKASSHIIDISNEETVKCEHPHNHHEHVEQSKIKKVAVDDHHSCGSDHTHHGHNDHHEHVEKSKIKKVAVDDHHSCGSGHTHHGHNDHHEHVEGSKINACKGSKVAVDDHHSCGTDHTHHDSQLLGAVSTDSNADHCHDHSHAIACNINLQNGVPESSKKGNEIKHFHDKEDCFHNGHGHGLLKCKDPAITVGTKSNDPMVVCLMETSCNNTSTAVEHWCNSFEKREMDACCKSYRKECGHHHQQQHGCLGVGMGSLSEIITE, encoded by the exons ATGACAACAACCAAAAATTCAAGTAACAGTGTGAGGAAAAGCTACTTTGACGTGCTAGGAATTTGCTGCACATCTGAAGTGCCTTTGGTGGAAAGGATATTAAACCCCATGAATGGGGTAGAAAAAGTTCTAGTCAATGTGACAACAAAAACTGTAATTGTTTTTCATGATGAGCTCCTCACTACCCAACTCCAAATAG TCAAGGCGCTGAATCAAGCACGGCTAGACGCTAACATTCGGGTGTATGGCGAAGAAAAGAAGGGGAAAAGATGGCCTAGCTGGTACACAATCGGTTGCGGTTTATTACTTGTGGTGTCGCTCTTTCAGTATCTTTATCACCCACTTAAATGGCTATCTCTCGCGGCTGCAATCTTTGGGTTGCCACCAATTCTATCCAGATGTTACGGTTCTGCAAGAAATTTTACCGTAGACATCAACATCCTTGTATTAATTGCAG TTGGAGGAACAGTGGCAATGCAAGACTACATTGAAGCTGCTTCCATTGTCTTTCTATTCACCATTGCTGAGTGGCTTGAATCTAGAGCCAGTTACAAG GCAACTGCGGTGATGTCCTCCTTAATGAGCATGGCTCCGCAGAAAGCAGTTTTAGCCGAGAATGGAGACATTGTGGATGCCAAAGATGTTAAGCTTAACACAATTCTTGCTGTAAAAGCTGGAGAAGTTATTCCAATTGATGGAATAGTTGTTGAAGGAAATTGTGAAGTGGATGAAAAATCTTTGACAGGAGAACCATTTCCAGTAACTaaacaaatggaatcaaaagtaTTAGCCGGGACAATTAACCTGAATG GCTATATCAGTGTAAAAACAACAGCATTAGCTGATGATTGTGCAGTGGCCAAAATGGCCAAACTTGTAGAAGAGGCCCAAAACACTCGATCGAAAACACAACGTTTGATCGACAATTGCGCCAAGTACTACACCCCAG CGGTGGTACTGCTGTCAGTGCTTCTAGCTGCGATTCCAGCAGTCTTAAAAGTTCATAACTTAAAACATTGGTTCCATCTTGCTTTGGTTGTGCTTGTCAGCGCATGCCCATGTGCTTTAATCCTCTCTACGCCAGTTGCCACTTTCTGTGCCCTGACTAAGGCAGCAACAAATGGCCTTCTAATTAAGGGTGGTGACTATCTGGAGATTTTAGCAAAAATCAAGGTTGTGGCCTTTGATAAAACAGGAACAATAACAAGAGGAGAATTCTCCGTGACAGACTTCCGATCAGTGTCTCAGGGTATTAGCCTGGACAACTTAATCTACTG GGTTGCAAGCATTGAGAGCAAGTCGAGTCATCCAATGGCTGCTGCACTAGTGGATTACGGGTCTTCAAACTCAATCAAACCTCAACCAGAGAATGTGACTGAATATCAAAATTTCCCGGGGGAAGGGATTTCTGGAGAAATtgatgggagaaagatttatgttGGAAACAAGAAAATGGCAATAAGAGCTAGACGTGAAATAG TTTCAGATCTTAAAAAAGAGGGACAAACAATTGGATACGTATTCTTAGATGACATGCAGATAGGGACGTTCAGTGTTGCTGATACATGTCGGACTGGAGTCGCAGAAGCTATCAAGCAGTTGAAGGGTTTGGGACTTAAAACTGCAATGCTTACAGGAGACAGTCATTCTGCCGCAGTTAGGGTCCAAGATCAG CTAGGGAAAGCATTAAATTTCGTCCATGCAGATCTTCTTCCACAAGATAAGGTCAAATTCATAGAAGAACTTAAGAAACAAGGGCCAACAGCGATGGTTGGCGATGGGGTAAACGATGCACCTGCATTAGCAAGTGCTGATATTGGTATTTCAATGGGTATTGCAGGTTCGGCATTAGCTACAGAGACGAGTCACATAACCTTAATGTCAAACGACATTGGAAAGATCCCTCAAGCCATTCGACTAGCTAGAAAGACTAGACGAAAAATAATTGAAAATGTGAGTTTGTCGATTGTTACCAAGGGCACTATTCTTGCATTAGCAGTGGCTGGTCATCCTCTTTTATGGGCTGCAGTTCTCGCCGATGTCGGAACCTGTTTGCTTGTGATATTCAATAGCATGCTTCTTTTGCGGGGAACGCCAGTCATCCATCCACATCATTCCCATTCATCTGACACAAAAGGTAGTCATGAACATCACGGACATGGTCATTGCCATGACAAGAAGGGTTCATGTGGCTcaaaaaatcatgagaaaagcctAACTGGAACTGGTAACTGCAACTCAAATCATGTTAAAGAGAATTGCTGTTCACATGGCACACAAGATACCCGTTCAGATCAGGTTAGGATGGATGACGATCAAACATGCCCTTCAAAAACTATTCATGAGCACCATCACCACGAGCATTCTTTTCCTGACAGTTCATATGAGAAGAAAGATAGTACCAGTAGGAGTATTTCCAAGCATCACCATGATCACAAAGGTTGCAAGTCAAACATCTCTACTCCACTTAAGGCTTCAtcacatataatagacataagcAATGAGGAAACAGTGAAGTGTGAGCACCCCCACAATCATCATGAACATGTTGAGCAGTCGAAGATTAAAAAAGTAGCAGTTGATGATCATCACTCTTGTGGATCTGACCACACTCACCACGGTCACAACGATCATCATGAACATGTTGAGAAATCAAAGATTAAAAAAGTAGCAGTTGATGATCATCACTCTTGTGGATCTGGCCACACTCACCACGGTCACAACGATCATCATGAACATGTTGAAGGCTCGAAGATTAATGCTTGTAAAGGGTCAAAAGTAGCAGTTGATGATCATCACTCTTGTGGAACTGACCACACTCACCATGATTCACAATTGTTAGGTGCAGTTTCGACTGATAGTAATGCAGATCACTGTCATGACCATTCGCATGCAATTGCTTGCAACATCAATCTTCAGAATGGAGTACCCGAGTCAAGCAAGAAAGGTAATGAAATCAAACATTTTCATGATAAAGAGGATTGTTTTCACAATGGACATGGGCATGGGCTTTTAAAGTGCAAAGATCCTGCTATAACTGTTGGGACGAAATCTAATGATCCGATGGTAGTTTGTTTAATGGAAACGAGCTGCAACAACACATCAACAGCTGTGGAGCATTGGTGTAACAGTTTTGAAAAGAGGGAGATGGACGCATGCTGCAAGAGTTACAGAAAGGAATGCGGTCaccatcaccagcagcaacatgGGTGCTTGGGAGTTGGTATGGGAAGCCTATCAGAGATCATTACAGAGTAG